A genomic stretch from Thermonema lapsum includes:
- the gcvP gene encoding aminomethyl-transferring glycine dehydrogenase yields MKQDWYRPVPFVERHIGSDAAEQKEMLRTIGVESIEELIAQTIPASIRLQQPMALPDAVDERHFLEEFKALAQKNKVYRSYIGMGYYGTVTPSVILRNILENPAWYTAYTPYQAEIAQGRLEALLNFQTMIADLTGMELANASLLDEATAAAEAMNMLYQTRPKEQEDCHRFFVSKYCFPQTIDVLLTRAEPLGIELVVGDENSINWEQESFFGVLVQYPNVEGEVIDYTALFEKAHARGTRCVVAADLLSLCLLKSPAAMGAEVAVGSTQRFGVPMGFGGPHAAYFATKEEYKRHIPGRIIGVSKDAEGKPALRMALQTREQHIRRERATSNICTSQVLLAVMASMYAVYHGPQGLRRIAERVHGMTALLADTLQKAGFSLRNKTYFDTLTIACNNPDAVRAAAEKRQINLYYGEDYVRLSIDETVRPQDLEDLLAVFAEAGAASLALSLPDTPPCTVPPALLRSVDYLQHPVFNTHHTEHEMLRYIRSLEEKDLSLVHSMISLGSCTMKLNATTEMLPVTWAEWANIHPFAPSAQTEGYRLMIERLSQWLCTITGFDAISMQPNSGAQGEYTGLMVIRAYLKSKGEGHRHVALIPASAHGTNPASAVMAGMKVVVVKTDERGNIDIEDLKAKAQQHANDLACLMITYPSTHGVFEESVQEICDIIHQYGGQVYMDGANMNAQVGLTNPAIIGADVCHLNLHKTFCIPHGGGGPGMGPIAVKKHLAPFLPNHVMSGEKHAQGIHAVAAAPFGSASILPISYAYIAMMGAEGLTEATKAAILHANYIKARLEKAYPILYTNEKGRVAHEMIIDCRAFKKVGIEVEDIAKRLMDYGFHAPTVSFPVPGTLMIEPTESESKAELDRFCDALLAIREEIAEIERGEYPKDNNVLTNAPHTAAMLTAAEWNYPYSREKAAYPLPYLYQRKFWVPVRRVDNAYGDRNLVCSCLPVSAYEAV; encoded by the coding sequence ATGAAACAAGACTGGTACCGCCCTGTCCCCTTTGTGGAGCGCCATATAGGCTCCGACGCGGCAGAGCAAAAGGAGATGCTTCGTACCATCGGAGTAGAATCCATCGAAGAGCTGATTGCCCAAACCATTCCCGCCTCGATACGTTTGCAACAGCCCATGGCATTGCCCGATGCTGTGGATGAGCGCCACTTCTTGGAAGAGTTCAAAGCACTGGCGCAAAAAAACAAGGTATATCGCTCCTACATCGGCATGGGGTATTATGGCACAGTAACCCCGTCGGTTATCCTGCGAAATATACTTGAAAATCCCGCTTGGTACACGGCTTATACGCCCTACCAAGCGGAAATTGCTCAAGGACGCCTCGAGGCTTTGCTGAATTTCCAAACCATGATTGCCGACCTCACCGGCATGGAGCTGGCAAACGCTTCGCTGCTCGATGAAGCTACTGCAGCAGCAGAAGCCATGAACATGCTTTATCAGACTCGCCCCAAAGAGCAAGAAGACTGCCACCGCTTTTTTGTGTCGAAATATTGTTTTCCGCAAACTATAGATGTGCTGCTTACCCGTGCTGAACCTTTAGGAATAGAGCTTGTGGTAGGGGATGAAAATAGCATCAATTGGGAACAAGAGTCCTTTTTTGGCGTGCTGGTGCAGTACCCGAACGTGGAAGGAGAGGTGATAGACTATACCGCTCTCTTTGAAAAAGCCCATGCCCGAGGCACTCGTTGCGTGGTAGCTGCCGACCTCTTGAGTTTGTGCCTGCTAAAGTCGCCTGCTGCCATGGGTGCTGAAGTAGCTGTGGGTTCCACTCAGCGTTTTGGGGTGCCTATGGGCTTTGGCGGACCTCATGCAGCTTATTTTGCCACGAAAGAGGAGTATAAGCGCCACATTCCGGGGCGCATCATTGGCGTTTCGAAAGATGCCGAGGGCAAACCTGCCCTGCGTATGGCATTGCAAACCCGTGAGCAGCACATTCGCCGCGAGCGCGCTACTTCCAACATCTGCACATCGCAGGTACTGCTGGCAGTCATGGCAAGCATGTATGCCGTTTATCATGGACCACAGGGCTTGCGTCGCATAGCAGAGCGTGTGCATGGTATGACGGCGCTTTTGGCAGATACCTTACAAAAAGCGGGCTTCAGCTTGCGCAACAAAACCTATTTCGACACGCTGACCATCGCTTGCAACAATCCCGATGCGGTACGTGCTGCCGCCGAGAAACGTCAAATCAACTTGTATTACGGAGAAGATTACGTCCGTTTGTCGATAGATGAAACCGTAAGACCACAAGACCTTGAAGACTTGCTGGCTGTGTTTGCTGAGGCAGGTGCAGCCTCGCTGGCTTTGTCTTTACCCGACACGCCCCCTTGTACTGTGCCCCCCGCTCTGCTGCGTTCGGTAGATTACCTTCAGCATCCGGTATTCAATACTCACCATACCGAGCATGAGATGCTGCGTTATATCCGCTCTCTTGAAGAAAAAGACCTCTCTTTAGTGCATTCCATGATTTCGCTGGGCAGTTGTACCATGAAGCTGAATGCCACTACCGAGATGCTGCCAGTTACTTGGGCAGAGTGGGCAAACATCCATCCTTTTGCGCCTTCTGCTCAGACCGAAGGCTACCGCCTCATGATAGAGCGCTTGTCGCAATGGCTGTGTACCATCACTGGCTTCGATGCTATTTCTATGCAGCCCAATTCTGGGGCTCAGGGCGAATATACTGGATTGATGGTCATCAGGGCTTATTTGAAGTCGAAAGGCGAGGGGCATCGTCATGTAGCGCTCATTCCGGCTTCTGCGCATGGTACCAACCCCGCCAGCGCCGTTATGGCGGGCATGAAGGTGGTTGTAGTGAAAACCGATGAGCGTGGTAACATAGATATAGAAGACCTGAAAGCAAAAGCGCAGCAGCATGCCAATGATTTGGCTTGTCTGATGATTACTTATCCTTCTACTCACGGGGTGTTCGAAGAATCGGTGCAGGAAATATGCGATATTATCCACCAATATGGCGGACAGGTGTATATGGACGGTGCCAACATGAACGCCCAAGTAGGTTTAACCAATCCTGCTATTATTGGGGCTGATGTGTGCCACTTGAACCTGCATAAAACCTTCTGTATTCCGCATGGTGGTGGTGGTCCCGGCATGGGACCCATTGCGGTGAAGAAGCACTTGGCACCTTTCTTGCCCAACCACGTGATGAGCGGTGAGAAGCATGCCCAAGGCATCCATGCCGTAGCTGCGGCGCCTTTTGGCAGTGCCAGCATTTTGCCTATCTCGTATGCCTACATTGCCATGATGGGAGCAGAAGGGCTTACCGAAGCTACCAAAGCTGCCATTCTACATGCCAATTACATTAAAGCGCGTTTGGAGAAGGCTTATCCTATCTTATATACAAATGAAAAAGGACGGGTAGCTCATGAAATGATTATCGATTGTCGTGCTTTCAAGAAAGTAGGCATAGAGGTAGAAGACATCGCCAAGCGCCTAATGGATTATGGCTTCCATGCACCTACGGTTTCCTTCCCTGTGCCCGGTACGCTCATGATAGAACCCACCGAAAGTGAAAGTAAAGCCGAGTTAGACCGTTTTTGTGATGCACTGTTGGCAATCAGGGAAGAAATTGCCGAAATAGAGCGTGGAGAGTATCCAAAAGACAACAACGTGCTGACGAATGCGCCGCATACGGCAGCTATGTTGACTGCGGCGGAGTGGAATTATCCTTACAGTCGTGAAAAGGCAGCTTATCCCTTGCCTTATTTATATCAGCGCAAGTTTTGGGTACCGGTGCGTCGTGTCGATAACGCTTATGGCGACCGCAATCTCGTATGCAGCTGTTTGCCGGTAAGTGCTTATGAAGCGGTGTAG
- a CDS encoding PP2C family protein-serine/threonine phosphatase, whose translation MAVKDKQDIALKALLEVTQAINANLSEEQLYRIYQFTLQGYLHFSKAALYAWESPQECLRKIPQSQRSQLPTTIDEQSQQILSTIQHPIRLSQTQLPSIFKVYDWIVPVIHQGKALAHVFLSTYGEEEIDLEFVQTLSNIVLVAIENKRLVRKQIEQEALQRELALAQRVQRMLLPAQIAHQDKFDLAVFYQPHRNVGGDFYDVIRISQEEVLLCIADVSGKGIGAALMMANFQASLRAIVKNTHHLPDIIHQLNELIYENTQGENFITVFLAHYHFGKKQMSYINAGHHPPFLYSAGRPIQQLSRGSTVLGCFCPLPFLEISTIEKVEKALLLAYTDGLVEIHNTQSEQYGIEKLEQFIQRNHHLPVHEFIQSLLNDLNTFCQEVQPHDDCTILCCRFF comes from the coding sequence ATGGCAGTGAAAGACAAACAGGATATTGCACTCAAAGCACTGCTGGAGGTAACTCAAGCTATCAATGCCAACCTCAGCGAAGAACAGCTGTACCGTATTTATCAATTCACACTACAAGGCTACTTGCATTTTTCCAAGGCAGCCCTTTATGCGTGGGAAAGCCCACAGGAGTGCCTGCGCAAAATACCACAGAGTCAGCGCAGCCAGCTCCCCACAACCATAGATGAACAAAGCCAGCAAATACTATCGACCATACAGCATCCCATCCGCCTTTCTCAAACACAACTGCCTTCTATTTTTAAGGTATATGATTGGATAGTGCCGGTCATTCATCAGGGCAAAGCGCTTGCCCATGTTTTTCTGAGTACCTATGGCGAGGAAGAAATAGACTTGGAATTCGTACAGACACTGAGCAATATTGTGCTGGTAGCCATAGAAAACAAGCGTTTGGTCCGTAAACAAATAGAACAGGAAGCCCTGCAGCGTGAGCTGGCGTTGGCTCAAAGGGTGCAACGCATGCTGTTGCCCGCACAGATTGCCCACCAAGACAAATTTGATTTAGCCGTTTTTTACCAACCCCACCGTAATGTAGGTGGTGATTTTTATGATGTCATACGTATCAGCCAAGAAGAAGTGCTGCTCTGTATTGCCGACGTATCCGGTAAAGGCATAGGTGCCGCCTTAATGATGGCAAACTTTCAGGCTTCACTCCGTGCTATTGTGAAAAACACACATCATCTACCCGACATCATCCACCAACTCAACGAGTTGATTTATGAGAACACACAAGGCGAAAACTTCATCACGGTCTTTCTGGCGCACTATCACTTTGGCAAAAAACAAATGTCTTACATCAATGCAGGACATCATCCGCCTTTTTTGTACAGCGCCGGACGCCCGATTCAGCAGCTGTCGCGGGGCAGCACCGTCTTGGGCTGTTTTTGCCCTTTGCCCTTTTTAGAAATATCTACGATAGAAAAAGTCGAAAAAGCGCTGCTGCTGGCTTATACCGATGGCTTGGTAGAGATACACAACACACAATCGGAGCAATATGGAATAGAAAAACTGGAGCAATTTATTCAACGCAACCATCACTTGCCGGTTCATGAGTTTATACAAAGCTTGCTGAACGACCTCAACACCTTTTGCCAAGAGGTACAACCCCACGACGACTGCACCATTTTGTGCTGTCGTTTTTTCTAA
- a CDS encoding glycosyltransferase, with product MMEAALWAILLPYCLLLLWILVQYRRNALYCQQINKRSKTSYPNGCLSVVVAMRNEADNIEAFLNCMAQQTLAAAYWELCLVDDHSDDNSKQIAERWAKQHPQLSIKLFSLPPHMHGKKAALTYGIQQSRYDFICCTDADCQPTPQWLELMRSFQKKSGAAFIGGLVRLSPAQALIERLQNLEMIALVGIGAALLHRGIPGMCNGANLAFDKKAFWQVGGYEGNAHIPTGDDEFLLQKIARLPGAHVAFLNHPGAVVYTPPQSTWKAWIAQRKRWISKWKYHRTGMHKLLGAWVGILYLTWLTAAGLLLAGHYASTHFALQGCVKFSFEFVFLYALSKPHRHAVNLFDVLLLFFLYPFYAAYFVWVGSRTTSYEWKNRRMKV from the coding sequence ATGATGGAAGCAGCTCTTTGGGCAATACTGCTCCCCTACTGCCTGCTGCTGCTGTGGATATTGGTTCAATACAGACGCAACGCGCTCTACTGTCAGCAGATAAACAAACGCTCAAAGACCTCTTATCCTAATGGCTGTCTGTCGGTGGTGGTAGCCATGCGCAACGAAGCTGACAACATAGAAGCTTTTCTGAATTGCATGGCACAGCAAACACTTGCTGCTGCCTATTGGGAGCTATGCCTTGTAGACGACCACTCCGATGACAACAGCAAACAGATAGCCGAGCGGTGGGCTAAGCAACACCCACAATTGAGCATCAAACTATTTTCCCTGCCACCTCATATGCATGGCAAAAAGGCAGCACTCACTTATGGCATCCAGCAGAGCCGTTACGATTTCATCTGCTGCACCGATGCCGACTGTCAACCGACACCACAATGGCTGGAGCTCATGCGCTCATTCCAAAAGAAAAGCGGTGCGGCATTCATAGGGGGATTGGTGCGGCTCTCCCCTGCTCAAGCCCTCATAGAGCGCCTGCAGAATTTAGAGATGATTGCATTAGTAGGGATAGGCGCAGCCCTTTTACACAGAGGCATTCCGGGCATGTGCAATGGTGCCAATCTGGCTTTCGATAAAAAAGCTTTTTGGCAAGTAGGTGGCTATGAAGGCAATGCGCATATTCCCACCGGCGACGATGAATTTCTGCTGCAAAAGATAGCTCGACTACCGGGCGCACACGTTGCTTTTCTAAACCATCCCGGAGCAGTGGTATATACTCCCCCACAAAGCACTTGGAAAGCATGGATAGCACAACGCAAGCGATGGATAAGCAAATGGAAGTACCACCGCACAGGCATGCACAAGCTGCTGGGCGCATGGGTTGGTATCCTGTACCTCACATGGCTCACAGCCGCAGGCTTATTGTTGGCAGGGCACTATGCCAGCACCCACTTTGCCCTGCAGGGCTGTGTTAAATTTTCTTTCGAATTTGTATTTTTGTATGCACTGTCCAAGCCACACCGCCATGCGGTGAACTTATTTGACGTATTGCTGCTATTCTTTTTATACCCTTTCTACGCAGCTTACTTTGTGTGGGTAGGCAGTCGCACAACAAGCTATGAATGGAAAAACAGAAGGATGAAAGTATGA
- the uvrA gene encoding excinuclease ABC subunit UvrA → MDVLEKHLQQDIIVKGAAEHNLKSVDVRIPRNSFTVISGLSGSGKSSLAFDTLFAEGQRMYVESLSAYVRQFLGRMEKPQVEAIYGLSPAIAIEQKTGSRNSRSTVGTVTEIYDYLKLLFARIGRTFSPISGREVKRHTVQDVVDFILSQAEGTKLCILAPIHKANERSWEEELRIILQKGFSRIFYENEIKDISQLLEDPKKIKFKKSHLVYLLIDRLALRNRDDETLYYRLSDSVQTAFFEGHDECYVLLLPDDMHHFSDKFELDGMTFEEPSVALFSFNNPYGACPTCEGFGTTLGISEELVIPDPSLSVYSDAVAPWRTPRMNEWKQAFIKQAHRYGFPIHKPYEDLSAQEKELLWYGKEELQGIYAFFDYIASQAHKIQYRVFLSRYRGRTLCPDCRGTRIRKEASYVKIQGVSIQELVLMPIDKLAAFFGSLQLNEHEQQVARRLLIEIKNRLHYMQEVGLGYLTLNRAANTLSGGEYQRMRLTTSLGSALVGSMYILDEPSIGLHPRDTHRLVSVLKKLRDIGNTVIVVEHEEEVIRSADYLIDIGPEAGSGGGEIVFQGKIEEADEAAIARSYTLRYLNGQLQIPTPTLRRPWTQKLRITGAAQHNLKKIDVTIPLGVLTVIAGVSGSGKSTLVKRILYPALARRLDIKVEEESGKFKALEGDVAVIKDVQFIDQRPMGRSSRSNPVTYIKAYDAIRELYASQPLAKARGYKPGTFSFNIEGGRCENCQGEGEICIEMQFMADIHITCEVCGGKRFKPEVLEVEYKGKSIADVLDMTVEEALRFFEEEKKIAQKLQLLHEVGLGYVRLGQSASTLSGGEAQRLKLATFLDGGGSHKGHTLFIFDEPTTGLHIHDIHKLLKALQALIEQGNSVLIIEHNVEVIKSADWLIELGPEGGEAGGYLLYEGIPEGLLQVKESPTAPFLKNHLSNAK, encoded by the coding sequence ATGGACGTTTTAGAAAAACATTTGCAACAAGATATCATTGTAAAAGGGGCTGCCGAACATAACCTCAAAAGCGTTGACGTACGCATTCCGCGCAACAGCTTCACCGTCATCAGTGGCTTGTCGGGCTCGGGCAAATCGTCGCTTGCTTTCGATACGCTTTTTGCCGAAGGGCAACGCATGTACGTAGAAAGTCTAAGCGCTTATGTGCGTCAATTTTTAGGACGTATGGAAAAACCACAAGTGGAAGCCATTTACGGCTTATCGCCAGCTATTGCTATAGAACAAAAAACCGGCAGCCGCAACAGCCGCTCCACGGTGGGTACCGTCACCGAAATTTACGATTACCTCAAGCTGCTCTTTGCTCGCATCGGACGCACCTTCTCCCCTATTTCGGGGCGTGAGGTCAAACGTCATACTGTACAAGATGTGGTGGACTTTATTTTGAGCCAAGCAGAAGGCACTAAGCTATGCATACTGGCACCCATCCACAAAGCCAATGAGCGCAGCTGGGAAGAAGAACTGCGTATTATTCTTCAGAAGGGCTTCTCCCGCATTTTCTATGAAAACGAAATCAAAGATATCAGCCAGTTGCTGGAGGACCCAAAGAAAATCAAGTTCAAAAAAAGCCATCTGGTGTATTTGCTCATCGACCGATTGGCACTGCGCAATCGCGACGACGAAACACTCTATTACAGGCTCAGCGACTCGGTACAAACTGCCTTTTTTGAAGGGCACGATGAGTGTTATGTCTTGCTCCTGCCCGATGACATGCACCACTTTTCTGACAAATTCGAACTGGATGGCATGACTTTCGAAGAACCGAGCGTGGCTTTGTTCAGCTTCAACAATCCTTACGGTGCCTGCCCTACCTGCGAAGGCTTTGGCACTACACTGGGCATTTCCGAAGAGTTGGTCATCCCCGACCCCTCGCTTTCGGTCTATTCCGATGCCGTAGCTCCTTGGCGCACGCCCCGCATGAACGAATGGAAGCAAGCTTTTATCAAACAGGCGCACCGCTACGGTTTCCCCATTCACAAACCATATGAAGACCTCTCTGCACAAGAAAAAGAGCTGCTGTGGTATGGCAAGGAGGAGCTGCAAGGCATCTACGCCTTCTTTGACTACATCGCTTCCCAAGCGCACAAGATACAATACCGCGTGTTTTTGTCGCGCTATCGCGGGCGCACGCTTTGCCCCGACTGCCGAGGCACGCGCATCCGCAAGGAAGCAAGCTATGTAAAAATACAAGGAGTTTCCATCCAAGAACTAGTGCTGATGCCCATAGACAAATTAGCCGCTTTCTTCGGCTCGCTGCAGCTCAATGAACACGAACAACAAGTGGCACGACGGCTGCTCATAGAAATCAAAAACCGTCTGCACTACATGCAGGAAGTAGGCTTAGGTTACCTGACCCTCAACCGTGCCGCCAATACCCTTTCAGGGGGCGAGTATCAGCGCATGCGCCTGACTACTTCACTGGGTAGTGCTTTGGTAGGCTCCATGTATATACTCGACGAGCCAAGCATTGGGCTTCACCCGCGAGACACTCACCGTCTGGTGAGCGTGCTCAAGAAACTGCGCGACATAGGCAATACGGTCATTGTGGTAGAGCATGAAGAAGAAGTGATTCGCTCTGCCGATTACCTCATTGACATAGGACCTGAAGCCGGCAGTGGCGGTGGCGAAATAGTCTTTCAAGGTAAAATAGAAGAAGCAGATGAAGCCGCCATAGCGCGTTCTTACACCCTACGCTACCTCAACGGACAACTGCAAATACCTACCCCCACCCTACGACGCCCATGGACCCAAAAGCTGCGCATTACGGGAGCTGCCCAACACAACCTCAAAAAAATCGACGTTACCATCCCCTTGGGTGTGCTCACGGTCATTGCAGGTGTTTCCGGCTCGGGAAAATCGACCTTGGTCAAGCGCATTTTGTACCCTGCCTTGGCACGTCGCCTCGACATAAAAGTGGAGGAAGAAAGCGGTAAGTTCAAAGCCTTGGAAGGAGATGTAGCCGTAATCAAAGACGTACAATTCATAGACCAACGTCCTATGGGGCGCTCTTCGCGTTCCAATCCCGTAACCTACATCAAAGCGTACGACGCCATCCGTGAGTTGTATGCCTCACAGCCTTTGGCAAAAGCAAGGGGCTACAAACCGGGCACTTTTTCTTTCAACATAGAGGGCGGGCGCTGCGAAAACTGTCAGGGCGAAGGCGAAATATGCATTGAAATGCAATTTATGGCAGATATACACATCACCTGTGAGGTATGTGGCGGGAAGCGCTTCAAGCCCGAGGTGCTCGAAGTAGAATATAAAGGCAAGAGCATCGCCGATGTGCTCGACATGACCGTGGAGGAAGCCCTGCGTTTCTTTGAGGAAGAAAAGAAAATAGCACAGAAGCTGCAGCTGCTTCATGAAGTAGGCTTAGGGTATGTGCGTTTGGGGCAGTCGGCATCTACCCTGTCGGGCGGTGAAGCACAGCGCCTCAAGCTGGCTACTTTCCTCGATGGTGGCGGCAGCCATAAAGGGCACACGCTGTTTATTTTTGACGAACCCACCACAGGACTGCACATACACGACATACACAAGCTGCTCAAAGCACTGCAGGCGCTCATTGAGCAAGGCAACAGCGTTTTGATTATAGAACACAACGTAGAAGTCATCAAATCGGCAGACTGGCTCATAGAGCTGGGTCCCGAAGGAGGCGAAGCGGGTGGCTACCTGCTCTACGAAGGCATTCCCGAAGGGCTTTTGCAAGTAAAGGAAAGCCCCACCGCTCCCTTTTTGAAAAATCATCTATCAAATGCAAAATGA
- a CDS encoding ABC transporter permease, translated as MTTKTQKNIPSAVSPTQSPFSQFCSRLRKDFKAVSSLIIIVLSVLIALLGYLIAPDSTPNANDGNVQIKLLPPGSSVRLIKRHRHVEIEEQNWFKRMLFGQESPYAIIPVDTFYIDGWYVYYKPYHKANGSARGFEKMHLLSATHALFVGDSPKLEQFLSSSAHAGCQKSSEGNFVVCGEKAYYLDPHEEIKQISLQEVIRQFREKQVEERFFLLGTDRQGRDVLSRLIIGFRISLFVGAFAVLIALLVGVSLGSIAGFVGGSLDRVIVWFTTVVWSIPSIMLVIAISLALQSKSLWVTFLAVGLTNWVEVARVVRGQIIALKKAPYIEAARATGVPRRHILLRHMLPNVLGVIMVQASANFAYAILTEAGLSFLGLGVQPPTPSWGMMVNEGYEVIGLSASSTGSHLLWAPSICIFITVLAFNLLGNAMRDAIDPKSNTQHQW; from the coding sequence ATGACAACCAAAACACAGAAAAATATACCATCGGCAGTTAGTCCAACACAAAGCCCCTTTTCGCAGTTTTGCTCACGGCTACGCAAAGACTTTAAAGCGGTAAGCAGTCTGATAATCATAGTGCTGTCTGTGCTCATCGCTCTACTGGGCTATCTCATAGCCCCTGACTCCACCCCCAATGCCAACGATGGCAACGTACAGATAAAACTGCTGCCGCCGGGCAGCAGCGTTCGACTCATCAAACGGCACCGCCATGTGGAAATAGAAGAGCAGAACTGGTTCAAACGCATGCTTTTCGGGCAAGAGTCGCCTTATGCTATCATACCGGTGGACACTTTCTACATAGACGGCTGGTATGTATATTATAAACCCTACCATAAAGCGAACGGTAGTGCGCGAGGTTTTGAAAAGATGCATCTTTTGAGTGCCACTCATGCACTCTTTGTCGGTGATAGTCCCAAGCTTGAACAGTTTCTTTCTTCTTCTGCGCATGCTGGCTGTCAAAAAAGCAGCGAAGGGAACTTCGTTGTTTGTGGTGAGAAAGCGTATTATCTGGACCCCCACGAAGAGATTAAACAAATAAGTTTGCAAGAGGTAATCAGGCAGTTCAGAGAAAAACAAGTAGAAGAGCGCTTCTTTTTGCTGGGCACCGACCGCCAAGGGCGCGATGTACTCAGCCGCCTGATTATAGGTTTCCGTATATCGCTTTTTGTAGGAGCCTTTGCCGTACTCATAGCTCTTTTGGTAGGCGTAAGCTTGGGTTCCATTGCCGGTTTTGTAGGTGGCTCCCTCGACCGTGTTATTGTTTGGTTTACGACCGTGGTATGGTCTATTCCTAGTATAATGTTGGTGATAGCCATCAGCCTGGCGCTGCAATCCAAAAGCTTGTGGGTAACCTTCTTAGCAGTGGGACTTACCAACTGGGTGGAAGTAGCACGAGTGGTACGTGGGCAAATCATAGCACTCAAAAAAGCCCCTTACATAGAAGCTGCCCGTGCAACGGGCGTCCCCCGCCGCCACATACTGCTGCGCCATATGCTACCCAATGTATTGGGAGTAATTATGGTGCAAGCCAGTGCCAACTTTGCCTACGCTATTTTAACAGAAGCAGGCTTGAGTTTCCTTGGCTTAGGTGTGCAGCCCCCTACCCCTTCATGGGGCATGATGGTCAATGAAGGATATGAAGTCATCGGCTTGTCAGCAAGTTCTACGGGCTCACACCTTTTATGGGCGCCCAGCATTTGTATTTTCATCACAGTATTGGCATTCAACCTTTTAGGTAATGCCATGCGCGATGCCATCGACCCCAAGTCCAATACTCAACATCAGTGGTAA
- a CDS encoding alpha/beta hydrolase gives MFRFAFSTLSLTLLASIFIGLYMHYNLHTLLFSGKQEKPIVPPSDLAYQEVQLVNPKEKLYGWIVPAPAPSRRWLIYFGDARHSFMHPETYQRLAIWRRLSFNVLVFDYNGYGLSEGEPSEAAFYETAKQAYYFLLNNTDAQASHIVLYGEGIGAAVALHLSAQGMTAGAVILDNPVYSLKQLIDDLHPFMPTGLYEKFRRGNIPFNTAVYLNKSSTPKLFLLCEAHPHTPLWHGLQLYKEALGPHHKLHTFPGDETAMLEQHAATYQRIISRFIDQLQL, from the coding sequence ATGTTTCGTTTTGCTTTCTCTACCCTATCGCTCACCCTGTTAGCCTCCATATTCATAGGGCTATACATGCACTACAATCTTCATACGCTCTTGTTTTCGGGCAAGCAGGAAAAGCCCATAGTTCCCCCTTCTGATTTAGCATATCAAGAAGTGCAACTTGTGAACCCAAAAGAAAAGCTCTATGGGTGGATAGTACCGGCACCCGCCCCCAGCCGGCGATGGCTTATTTACTTTGGCGATGCCCGCCATTCTTTTATGCATCCCGAGACCTACCAGCGCCTTGCGATATGGCGAAGACTGTCTTTCAACGTATTGGTATTCGATTACAACGGCTACGGGCTAAGCGAAGGCGAGCCCAGCGAAGCAGCTTTTTACGAGACAGCAAAACAAGCCTATTATTTTTTACTGAACAATACCGATGCGCAGGCGTCCCATATTGTACTCTATGGCGAAGGCATAGGCGCAGCGGTCGCCTTGCATCTGAGCGCGCAAGGAATGACTGCCGGTGCTGTCATCTTAGACAATCCGGTGTACTCACTCAAACAACTCATCGACGACTTGCACCCCTTCATGCCCACTGGTTTGTATGAAAAGTTCAGAAGAGGAAATATTCCCTTCAACACTGCCGTTTATCTTAACAAAAGCTCCACCCCCAAACTTTTCTTGCTTTGTGAAGCGCATCCACATACGCCCCTATGGCATGGGCTGCAGCTATATAAAGAAGCTTTGGGACCCCACCACAAGTTACACACTTTCCCGGGCGATGAAACAGCAATGCTCGAACAGCATGCAGCCACCTACCAAAGAATCATCAGCCGTTTTATAGACCAACTTCAACTCTAA